The DNA window CGATCAGGAGCGCCGAGGGGAGGACCACCCGCTTGCGCCCGTAGCGGTCCGAAACATCCCCGATCCCCACCCGGGTGAGGATGGCCGCCAGGGAGAAGGCCATGAAGAAGGGGCCGATCCGGCCCAGTCCCTCGCCCGAGGCGTAGAGCGCGATGAAGTTGACGACCGATCCCCGGACCGCCCCGTGGGCCACCGGCATGGCGGCGATGACCAGGAGCACCGCCAGGGAGGGGCCGATCGGCAGCCGGAACCGTTGCGCCCTCGTCGCCGCGCCCGCCGGCGCCCTCTCCGGCCGCGCGGCCCGGATCGCCTGCACGCACGCCGCCGTGGCGGCCAGCATCAGGAAACTCGCGGTGAAGACGGCGTCGAAGTCGAAGCGCCGGACCAGTTCCTCCGCCAGGGCCGGCCCGGCCGCCCCCGCCACGATCCCCGCCGAGCCGAGGATGCCGAGCGAATGCGCCATCCGCTCCGGGGGGGAGCATTCGGAGCTGATGGCCATGATGGCGGTGGTCGCCACCCCCCAGCCGATCCCGTTCAGCGCGCGCAGCAGGAGCACCGGCCATCCCGCGCTCCCGATCAGGTAGAAGCCTGGGATCGACAGCATCATCAGCAGCACCCCCCCGAGCGCCACCGCCCGCCCCCCCTTTTCGTCGAGCAGGCGGCCGAACAGGGGGCGCACCATGATGGCGGTGACGCTGTGGATCCCCATGACGAGGCCCACGCGCGCCTTGGACGCCCCGAAGTGCTCGAGATGGAGCGGAAAGAGGTAGAAGACGGCGCCGGCCATGAAGACGAAGAAATAGGCGAGCGAGGCGAGCACGAAACTCCTGCCGAGTAGCGGCGTCCGACCCGCATCCCTGCCCCCCCGACCGCCCCCCCCGTCCATTCCCTTCCCGCCTCCGCAAGAGAGAAAGGGTACCGCCTGGCCGCCGCCGGTTTCAAGGAGCAGATCGGCCGCCTCCCCGGGCGGGGCCGGCCGGAGCCTCTACCGCCCCTTCCCGCCGAAGACGATCTGGCCCCCGGCGCGCCCGAGCAGGGTGATGACGGGCAGGAGCAGGACGTACAGCGCGATCACGCCCCAGTGGAGCGCGTCCGGGGAGAGGGTGCCGGCGGAAAAGTGGAGCAGGACGCCCGCCCCGGCCAGTACCAGGAGCAGGACCGACAGCGCGATCTTCAGTTTGAAGACCGGGCGCGATTTTCCGCCGTACTTGTACCACCAGTGGACGAGGCCCGTGACCGCCCCGGGGAAGGCCATCAGGAACCCCGCCGACAGGATGTGAAACGCGGTGCGCTCGAACCCGGGATTCCCGCTGATATAGAAGAGGGCGAGAAAGACCGGGGCGAAGACGAAAAACGCCTGGGGGAAATGGGCCGAGATGGGGTGCGAGTGAAGGGCGATCAGTTTTTCCGCCCATGCAGGCAGCTCGCGCACCGGCTCCGCATTGCCCTCTCCCTGCTTCACGAGACGCCCCGCCTCCCGGACGCGCTCGAACACCTCCTCGCCGTGCGGCGCGTCGGCGAGCTCCGCCGTGAGATCGGCCCCCGCCTGGTGCGTCCCCATGTGCCGCCCCCCCTTCCAGAGGGCGCTCCCCCCGACGTCGTAGACCCGCCCGTGGGCCGCCACCAGCGCCCCCCGTCCTTCTTTCCCGTTTTCCTTTTCCAGCTCCTCGAGAGTCCTATCCGCCATGGTCCGCTCCTCCCCTTCCGCTGTTGGTTTCGCCCGGAGACCCGCGTGCGGGGATTATACAACGGCGCCCCCCGCGCCGTCAGCCCGGGCGTAACGGGGATTGGTACCGGCACCCATTTCCATGGTCCCTGGGGCACCGCTTATTCTGAAATCACCGCCGCAATCCTGTTTCTACGGAGCATGAACGGCATTACAATGCTGTCTTCAGTGCGTTTCGTGAATGAAGCGGATTAAGCGGCCGGAGTTTTTATGAGCAAGTATCTGATGGTTGATGTCGGCGCCGGAACGATGGATCTGTTGTGGTACGACAGTGAGACCGGGGAGCACTTCAAGGCGGTAGCGCCGTCGCCTGTGCGCACCCTTGCCCGGCAGATCAGGAAATCCCGGGGGCCGCTTGCCCTTGCGGGAGTGGAGATGGGAGGCGTGGTGAGCTCCTGCATCAAAGAACGCGCCCAGACAGACGAAGTGGTGATGACGGAATCCTCCGCCGCTACGTTAAGCCATCATCTTGAAAAGGTGCGTGCATCGGGCATCCGGATCGTGCCGGAAGAAACCATGGCAGGGTATCTTGCCGATCCGAAGTATTCATCCTTCACTCTGGGAGATATTCAGCCGGAGACCATAAAGACCATTCTGACCGGACTCGGCCTGCCCTGGAATCCTGATGCGGCGGTACTTTGCGCCCAGGATCATGGCATGGCGCCGGACGGAATGTCCCATATCGATTTTCGGCATACATTATTTGAAAATCTCCTGGCGCCGTCCCCTGATTTCCAGCCGATGCTCTTTCGACAGGATGAGATCCCCCGGTCGTTCAACCGCCTGACCGGCATGGCGCGGAGCGCGGGACCCTTGGGCGCCCGGGAAATATTTGTGATGGACAGCGGCATCGCCGCTATTATCGGCGGCCTGCAGGATGTGCAGCTGAAAGAAAAGGATCCCGTCATCGTTCTGGATATCGCAACCTCCCATACCGTCGTGGCTGCGGTATCCGGCGGGCGGCCGGCGGGTTTTGTCGAATACCATACGCGCGATCTCACCCTGCAACGGCTGGAAGAGCTCATCGTGGGTCTGGCCGATGGCCGCGTCGACCATGCGTCCATTGTCGCGCAAGGCGGACATGGCGCCTGGGTCCGTAAAACCGTCGGCTTTTCCAATGTCC is part of the Acidobacteriota bacterium genome and encodes:
- a CDS encoding MFS transporter, which encodes MLASLAYFFVFMAGAVFYLFPLHLEHFGASKARVGLVMGIHSVTAIMVRPLFGRLLDEKGGRAVALGGVLLMMLSIPGFYLIGSAGWPVLLLRALNGIGWGVATTAIMAISSECSPPERMAHSLGILGSAGIVAGAAGPALAEELVRRFDFDAVFTASFLMLAATAACVQAIRAARPERAPAGAATRAQRFRLPIGPSLAVLLVIAAMPVAHGAVRGSVVNFIALYASGEGLGRIGPFFMAFSLAAILTRVGIGDVSDRYGRKRVVLPSALLIGLNMFWIASVHSYGAFIVSGFVAGFGQGLIFPALSTYVIDFMGRENKGFALGLYLSLFDVGMGLGSPLFGWVSDVAGYRPMYMAAGGLILLLTVVFHLKAPRIPAPAPVSE
- a CDS encoding DUF1786 domain-containing protein is translated as MSKYLMVDVGAGTMDLLWYDSETGEHFKAVAPSPVRTLARQIRKSRGPLALAGVEMGGVVSSCIKERAQTDEVVMTESSAATLSHHLEKVRASGIRIVPEETMAGYLADPKYSSFTLGDIQPETIKTILTGLGLPWNPDAAVLCAQDHGMAPDGMSHIDFRHTLFENLLAPSPDFQPMLFRQDEIPRSFNRLTGMARSAGPLGAREIFVMDSGIAAIIGGLQDVQLKEKDPVIVLDIATSHTVVAAVSGGRPAGFVEYHTRDLTLQRLEELIVGLADGRVDHASIVAQGGHGAWVRKTVGFSNVQTILATGPKRKLLAASRLPILWGAPWGDNMMTGTVGLLEALRLRRQLAPIHYL